A window of Gossypium hirsutum isolate 1008001.06 chromosome D13, Gossypium_hirsutum_v2.1, whole genome shotgun sequence genomic DNA:
tttttatattaattttcttaGCCGCTTTCTCGTATTAAGCATCTTGGAATGAGATTTTCATACTTTTAGCATGAATTTGTATGCCATTGAAACAATGTTAATGATTACAATAAATCTCACTTCTAAAGATCATGAAattgaggatattacaactcCTGCAGTGAGGAAAGCAAGGCAAGAATTGGGTCTTCAGTGAAGCGTGCTTGGGGAAAGCGTTTGAAATGGAAACGGTTAGGGGAGAGATTCTTTCTATCATGGATGAAAAGTATAGCTGAAGCTTCTAGGAAAGGAGGAAGTGACCAAGTGGAGCTAGAATGGGATAGCTATGACAAGATAAAACAAGAAATAGTTCTTGAACAGCTACAGTGGGCTGCAGAGAAGGCCAAGGGAAAAGAGATAGCCAAGGTAAGAGCGGAAAAAGCAAGAGCAGAAAGGATAGCAAGGATTGTTCAAAAGAGAAAAGAGCAGGAAGAGAAAGAGAAAGCAAGAGAACTGAAGAGAAGGATGAAAGAAAAAGCAAGGCAAGATGAGAGTGTGGCAGACTCCCAAGGAATGAAACTCAAGCAGAGATTACAAATGGTAAGAAACCTCAGAAAGATTGCCAGAGAATGCATAAAATTGCCTGCATATGTGCTATGTTCTCATGGTTGTCATTCTATTGAATTAGAGACAATTAGCTTTCGAAGGGCTTGTGTTGATAGAACTAGTATTAGTATGTAATGAGTCACCTATTTCCATGGTTCCTTAACTTATTTTATCTATCATAATAACTTCTATCCTTAGATCCGCAAAAAGAAATCCATAAGCAGTCAAGTCAGTATTAAAGGAGACACATCGCATATCCCAGCTCTGGAGAAATTGAATATAGAGCttataaagaaacaaaaaatgcAGAGTGAAGTTTCACTTGCAGAGCAGATCAAAGCAGCCAAAAGCAGAAGAGCAGAACCAATTTCTGCAAAAATTCTGGCAGTCTCATCGTCCTTTGTTTCATATAATGCAAGACTAAAAGAGTAAGCTCCAAAGATGTTTGTTCCTGtaaacaaaatcaaagcatggTATGTCAGGCAGAAGGTGATTTTCCCTTTACTAGCTTGAATTACTCCTTTCACTGATAAGTTTAATCAATGGTTTCATTATCACATTTGCAGAGGAAGTGACTCTCATCCATGAAGAAAATTTTGATCAAAGTGATCATTGACTTGCTTTGTTCCTGCTCTTGCTTTCATATTTTACCAGTTATGTTCGGTCTTTTACTTTTCTGCTCTCCTCACAAGGTAGCCTAGTGGATGCCTTTGCACTTGGAGCTTTTGCCTCTCATCCGATTACCATATTCAGATTCAAACCGGAGAAATCCCtgatgtctttttttttttgagatataGAGTTTTGTGTTGCTTCCGCATGATAGTATGAAACTAGTACGTATATCTAAACTCACAGTAAATCCTGTTAGGTATTCTTCAATACGGTTCTACTCTTTTGTGATGTCATTACACAGTAGTTTACAAACACATTCCATTGATTTGTATCATTTTAGTTATCAAATGGTATGTTACGATTTCTGAATTTTTTCCCAAGTTTTACACAGTTATCATATCTACAAATATTGAAGAAATCTGAAAAAAATACTGGGATTCAAGGAATATTTCCAAACATCAAATTGTAAGATGCATGCCCTCATCTCGGTGCAAACAAGTCATTGCAAACTTGGCAAGGTGATAGAAGATTTTGAATGCTCCGTCTCAAGCCAATTTCACATTTCCACGGTCAAAGCTGAAGATGAGATCTCCATAAAAGAAAACGGGATGTTTTCAATTTCCTAAACCCTATAGCTTTTTTTTTACATCAAACTAAGGTTCCATACTAAGTCCATAGGCATCAAATTTCAACAGAGCCTCAATACAAGCTGGGGTTCCCTACAAATACACAAAAGATCCCTACTATGAAAGGTGTTAGAATTTTCCTGTTGAAAGCTGCTCCATAAACGAGCTAATTTGTTCGCACACTGGTTCCCCTCTCTCTATATGTGCTTGAGTGCAATCGAGACAAATTTAGACATTAGTGACTTGCAATCATTAACAAGTGTAGATAAAACAAGATTATTAGCCTCAACATTAGTAATGAACTTAACAACAATAACAAcattactttcaacttcaatacacTCAATATTAAGCTGCAAAGCTAAAGTTAACCTGTCTCTAATCGCCTACAATTCAGCCTCTATACTAGTAGCAACAAGAACTTGTTCGAAAAAATCGCTGACCTATTCACCTTTCTCGTTTCTAATAATGGTACCAGCCCTTACCTTACCTAGGTTACCTATGGAAGAACAATCGGTATTAAGTTTGAAAACACCTGGAGCAAGGGGCATCCAAGAGACATGGAGAGTGTGTGGGAGTGGCTGGCATTTAAGTCTGCCAACAATGGCAAGGTGTACCCACCCGCCTTATTGATAACCTTATTCTCTAGACACTGTTGACTATGCTTTGATTTGAAGATGATAGCATTGCGTAAAAGCCAAATttcccaaagaaaaaaaaaagcaaaaaataatatacataggTATCTAGTGATTTTTGTGTTAATCTTTTTGCTTCCACACTAACCTTCAACCACTCATTCCATGTGAGACTGATTTGGGAGTTATCAAGACCTTTAGTATTCAATACCGTCCGATACTTTGTGCTCATAGCATAGTGCCAAAACAAACTTTCCACTACTTCTGAGTGAGTCTTGCACAAAGGACTAAGGTCCTCAACCTGCATTCCCCTTTTACTAAGAAaatttgaagttaggagaatCACGTGATTACATTCCCAGaggaaaaaaatgattttcggAGGAATTTTAGTCTTCGATAACCACTGACAATCACCGAACTTTAGGGTAAAATTAGCCTTGGTTTGTTGCATAATGTAGTGACACGTAGTATCGATGTTAAAGTGGCCATCGTTAGAAACCCTCAACAAAAGAAAGTGGGAGGCTAACCAAATTATCCATGATATCCTTtgggagagagaaagaaaaaagagtgaTTTGGTTGTCCTCCAAACCTCTACAAACCTCTTTAAATGTCATGTTATCTTCTTCAACGATTAAAGAACCCTAGATTAACTTACGAAAAGGTCCCTCCCCAAGCCAATTGTCCCGTCAAAATTTAGTATTCTCGTAGTTACGAATCACCATTTCATCCCTTGTTGGAGCATTGGCCCTATTTTCACAATGGCTGCTCAGGTGATGGAAGAGCCCTTACTAGATTTCAAACATTCTCTTCCACTGATGTATTTCTCATGCAACACTTGAGCCTAAGGTTTTGTTTTTCCCATCAAGAGACGCCAACCCAATTTCATGATATATGCTTGATTTTTAATTTGAGTTGGCCATTTACCAAGTCCCCCTTCTTTATTAGGCATTGCTACTTGACCCTAATTGAGAAAATGGATTAGTTGATTTGACCTGAGTCATCCTAAAGGAAGTTGTGACTGATTTTATCAAGATCATTGCAAATGCTAATCGGGAGGAAATGATATTGCATATAATAGTTCAGAATGATAGCCAAAGTTGAGGGAATGAGAGTAAGTCTACCCACATGGGATAGGCAATTACTTTTCCACGCGCCAAGTTTCTTACTCACATTTTCAATGGTGAAGTTATAGTCATTTTGACGCATCCTGCCATGGTGAATGGGAAAGCCCAAATATTTTCCTAATGAGGTGGTACCTTGGAATTTAAGAGTTCCTAACACTATACCTTTTGTTGTTGGACAGTATTATTAAAGAATAGGATCTTTAATATCTCGAAGCTCACTTTTTGATTTGATTGCACGGAAAAGGAATCCAACACATCTGTAATGGCTTCCACAATCCTGTTATTTGTCTTAGCAAATAAAATAACGTTGTCAGCAAAAAATAGATGGGATAGTATGAGACCTCTCTTAGATGAGTTTACGTCTTTCCAATGGTGATTCTCCACAACGATATTGATTTGGAGGTTTAGATATTCCATGCAGAGAATAAATATATAAGGCAAGAGAGGATTGCTTTGGCGGATACCCCTGGATGACCTAAAGGTCTCAAGTCTACCCCCATTTCTTGGAAAATGATCACATTGTCAGTAGTTTATACCCTTTAATGAAACTACCCTGGATTAGAGATGCTCATGGGCTGGGctgggccgggcccataaaaaattttagCCCGGGTCCTAGGCCTAgccccggcccggcccgaaatatgggcctaaaattttgcccaggcccagctcgagaaaaaaatcataagccctgggcccggcccgacccggcctatttttttaataaataccaaaaatttattttaaaaattaaaaaaaagtattttaaaaatatttcaaaaatattttaaaattaaaaaaatttaaaaataaatatatttattatatcgggccaggcccgggccaaaaaagtggtgcttgaggctcggcccgttttctaaacgggcttcgtttttttacccaagcccatatttcgggcctatatttttacccaaaccctcctatatttcgggcgggccgtcgggcccggcccatgagcacctctacccTGGATAGGGGGGATCAATTTATTAAAATGTGGTGCAAGTCTGAGTACCAAAAGTCTagtgaaaattttgtaaatattattacaCATTGAGACACCATCGTAGGGTTATTTATTTTAAGGATAAAGGTGATAAGGTTTTCATTAACCTCTGCAATGAATTTTCAGGAATCAAAGACCTCATTCACTATATCACACACTTTGTCTTTAATCATCTCCCAAAACTTTTGGTAGAACGGAGGGTGCATGCTATCAGTATTAGGGCTTTATAGGGATTACATGAAAACATCGCTTGGTAATTTCATCCACTGTCACATCCCTATCCAAGACTAGATAGTTTGCCTCACTTAAAGTAACCCAACGAAACAGTGTAGGGTCATTTAGGTAAGGGGAGTACATCCTATCCGTTGTGTAGAGCTTAAGAAAGTAGGGTTGGAAAATTTTACAAACCTTTCCCCCATTCGACTCCTACGCTCTTTCactattattaatcccatcaaTCCTGTTGAAGCTACGACGCTTGATGGTAGTAAGATGAAAAAATCTAACGTTTCTTTCATCATCAATTAACCAATTAACCTTAGATTTCATAGCCCACAAGTCCTCTTCATATTTAGGGATCAATTGATACTCTTCAGTAAGAGAGGCTTTGAGTTTAAGGAGGAAATCATTTGGATCATGCTCTAAGGCTTTCTCAATACCACTAATCCAAGCAAGAAGTTTAtggtttttttataataataaaatcccAAAAGAGATACGATTTCAAGAAGTAAGTTTAGTGGCTAGGACCTTTAGTGTATTAGGGAGATTAAGGTTACTTGAATGACAAACTTGAACAAGAATTGGTTAAACTTTGGGTCATCAAGCCACATTTTTTGGAAACGAAATGGCTTATTCTAATTGCGAAAAGGCTTGTCACAAAATTTAACCAATACCAGTTTATGGTCTGGCTTGGTCATGTGAAGATGGGTAACAATGGCATCCTTGAATACAAGCACTAGTTATAATTAGTAAAAACCATGTCAATTCACTCCTGAATTAGTTGACTTGCCAATCTTAAGTTAGACCAAGTGAATCTtgggcctctaaatccaagatCCATAGTTTCGTAGCAGTTTAAAACCTCATAAAAAATTCTCTCATTCTACTAGGTGACTGCTCGTCCTGGCATACGTGCACACTACAACAATCAATAATTTTGCAGTATTTGCAAGTGTGATAGGTCAGTTTTAATATTTGTAATGTCAATGGAACActagagtattccaaggatcgaacccaaatgAGTAAGCAATTTAATGATTCCTACTCGACAAGCATGCAATGAATGAGTCTAGCtagctaaatgtaacacccttaacccgtctctatcgccagattagggttacggagcattacagtACAGTCAGAAACCATTTTTTgtcataacatttaataaataagtCTCAATCAGAATTATATCAAACATATGCATTtgatccctaaatcgagcctttgaggccctaaaaaatAGCTTAGAAACAATTTAAGACTAATTTGGAACAAAacagaagttttaagaaaaatgtgcaaaaatgtgaaaataagggtcacacgaccgtgtcccagcccgtgtcttctcccgtgtaactcattgagtaGGGTCATatggtcgtgtaactcactgatttgaaacactaagaaatttcaaatgacacacgaccatgtcaccaggttgtgtgtgtcacacggccgtgtgacaacccgtgtcccaggctgtgtgaTCCATAATTTGACCCTAAATTCATGCCATTTCAAGGCCAAATTACACCTAGTCATCCATACCATTTGAACATACATTCAAGGGATTTAAAACATCATTCACACACACCTAACATACCATTACAAACATCCCAaatcatctaaccaatatgccgtTCACAGGCATCACAATTATACCAAAACATCAATAACCAAATCAAGTCAATATAACCATATCTTAAGCACAAAACCTAGTTCATTTATCTATCAAAAGACATATCAAATGACCATTTACATGccatcaaaaacataccaaaagggtcttatatacaagcacttaaaagtgactaaaatgacacaacttggtaaggcattaaagttcatcaaaccaaacataacttcaaaagcataaacatgccaaaacatcAATTACACATTCAAGAAATATCATTAcaaagatcctatacatgccattattggCCTTGGCCAAATATACTAGAAAACTACCCAAATGACTGCTGGATAGTATGATAGGTCTCTAACAAGCTTCAAACCGATCGCGCTTCTGATaaactataaaacaaaacaaagtaaCTACGTAAGtaacgagtgcttagtaagctcgtataaaattaaacaaaacttaccatttcattaacaCAATTTATAGAAATAACATAATGTCATTACCAAgaccataagcttagtaaaagcctaTACAAACATCATCAATCCACAAGTTAGTAAGCTTATTCATGATAAATATGAACTCAACCATAACATAAGTAGATTTCCATATGCACATCATATATTACAATTGCCTTTTCATAGATTGTGAATCAATATCACATTGTATACTTACCATGCCATTCCTTTtcttgcctgttgaaccatttagaattgcATCAGATACTCGAGAATACTAACACACATAATGTGCCTTTACACAtaaccgtaacatttccttttcaataatgctcacacaagctgtgggtcagaatgtaagctacatgatactgctcacacgagctgtggagaattcgcagcaaatgcaggacctcagccatcaataGGACTTCAAGCCCTGCACCCAAAACaagaaatccctaatgacatgtcattcgtatcctaagaattcttaaggttcaaacgggactcgtcATCCGATAATTATTCATATATCGATACATATACGATTTCAAATCcgtttattaaaacaacatatcaattaatcaatttagctaacataaatacaatcataattcatacgaAGTTACCTCGATAACTTTGATCATAGATGTAGAATCGAACACTAATTCGAAGCTTTAGCATTTCTTCGATTTAAGTCTAATTGTGGtttatcttaatctaaataaataatttcattcaattaagtacttctaatattcaatttaatcaataattcatatttatgtaaaattacaaattacccttaacattttaacttttcacaatttagtccttaagctcataatttgaaatttaaccattttaacctaaatctATATTAATCAAAGTTACAAGGAACCTTGAAACAAcccataattaacaaaaattcaaaataaaatccatggatttacactttcaataatttaatccctaaatacaattttgtcaaaaattactaaacaaaacatgtttattttacaaccaagattaataatctatcaaataacttcaaaacacattcaaaagcATCAATGACAAGTCCCttaacctttaacagttttaaaaattaacctccagactagctagattaagctaatataatcacaaaaacataaaaatcattaaaaacatgcaCAAATTACATACCATGCATATGAAATAAGCCTTAGCCAAATTCTCCTCCTCCTTTAATGGCTATTTAGgttttgaaacaaagatggagaagatgtcatctttcttttatcttttatttacttAGCTTTCATTTTATTTgccaaattactattttaaccttaatgattCATTTAAACTATCATATTAACTTTCCATAAACATCTACTAACTTtaaatatggtatatttaccatataagtCCATTAGCTTTCCTTTCCGTAGTTATTTAGCcttattaaaatttcttaacgaaactttaatatgaccttaatataatttcatagtcattaaataaatattaaaataataatttacttgtcgaaattgtggtcccaaaaccactatttttgacaccaccgAAAACGAGTTTTTATAACTCTCCCtcctaaaggaattttcgtccccgaaaatcttaccagaaaataagttcgagtattgcactttcatagcttcttccggttcccaggtagcttcctcGATTCCATGATGTTGCCAAAGAACATTAACTAAAGCTATACGTTTATTCCTTAActctttaacttcccgagctaaaattctgatcggttctccAATGTATGACATATCTGGCTGAATTTCAACGTCAACAGGTGAAATCATGTGTAAAGAGTCTGATCAATACTTCtgtaacattgatacatgaaacacatcatgtaTTTTCTCTAACTCGGACGGTAAAGCCAAACGACAAGCCATTGGCTCAATCCTCTCGacgatctcatacggcccgataaatcatGGACTAAGCTTTCCATTTCGGCTAAAATGAAGGGCTTTTCTCCAAGgcgatacttttaaaaacattcTGTCGCCGACTTGAACttcaatatcttttttttttcaaatctgcataagattttttacaatcaaaagcagctttcaaactatcacataTTACTTtgaccttttcttcggtttctcaaATCAAATCAACAATGAATGGCTTTTTCTCATTCAACTCAGttcaatataatggagttctacattttcgaccatacaaagcttcatacgacGCCATTTTAGTACTTGcatgataactattattgtatgcaaattcaaccaacgaaAGAAATTTCTCCCAGCTACCCTCAAACTCTAAATTTGATTGGTATTGAAGTTGGACAATGACTACCCCTACAGTCAATTTTTGTCTCTTCATGATAGTAGTATTGTGATACCCATACagtggtatcgcgatacccaCAACAATATTAAATTAGAGGGTTATTAGGAGGTTGGGAATCGCGATACCCAAAGCTAGTATTGCAATATCACTATAGATGGCTTCAATTCTTCTCGTTTCAACACTGTCAAGGGTATCACAACTTTCATACTTTGATATCATGATACCCCCTGCTAAGTGATGTTTTCATTCACGTCTAGGCCATTGTTGACTCCTTACAACACTCAATCAAATGTTAGGGCCTCTATGGCATATTTGGCCATTTCATGTCTCAAAAAAGGCACAAAACGCACTATTTCACTTATTAAAGCAAAGAATGAAAAGTAAGTAAAAACacgacaaaaacatataaattgctTGGAAACAAGCTCTTTAAGTGTACTAGGGAGCTTAACTTGACATATGAAATTACGGCAGATTAGTAGGAAAGGCCGACCTCCCCTCTTTTTTATTCACATTAGAAAGGAATTTATTGAAGTCACCCATCATAAGCCACAAGAGATTATAGCTTTGAGCAATAATATTAAGATTATTCCAAATTAGTTTATGGAACTTAAAATAATTACTAACATAAATTGATGAAAGTAACCACGAGAAATGAGAGTCACGTACCTTGACAAGAGCATGAATCTCTTGTTTCGTGTCAGTCAACTTGATAATAGAGATAATATTTGAGTTCTAGAGCATCCACAATCTTCCACTGTAACTTATGGTATTAGTATCCAACCAACAGTTGAATGGAAGTTGAGAGATAATTCTAGGAACATCAATGCCTTTCGTTTTTATTTCAAAGATAAGCATGATTGGAGGGTGGTGAACCGCAAGAAAATCTTTAACAGTGTTTGTAAAGCCTACACTTCGAACACTTTTACAGTTCCATGTGATCATTAACATTTGATTTTGAATTTGTAGAGGTAGATGTGTCATGAGAGCTCAGTTCCTTATTAGTAGTGGAGTTCGAGTTAGGCATAACTCAATTTTATGAAGTACAGAGTTCATCTCATTAATCACCAATGTAGTTGCTTTCAAGTTGATTTGGTGTAATCACGGAATCAGAATTAGCTTTTGAATCAATAAATGAATACTTGATAGATGGATTTCCAAAGGGTATTCCCAAAATTTGACTGTTGGAATATTGATAAGCCATTTAAGGTATTCCTCTGAGTTCTAAACGATCTTACTTTGGGTCAAGTATCTGATCGAGATGAACTTTGGATATATTGGAATAGGCATTGAAAATATCTACATCGATGGGGAAAACCAACTAGCTACATGATATATGTTTGACCATTGGGTTAAACTCACGGCTTCTTAGTGAGATAGATTTACTTGGTTTCTTCTTGGAAACCCCGACCTTGTTCCTTCTTTCCTTTCCCAGATCAGAACCCTACGCAGTAAGTGAGTCGGTAAGGATTCTTGGTCTCAAAGGAAATAATTTTGTCTATTAAGTGATAACCCTCGTTTGGTTGGTCTCATTCTCAATAAGCTTGACCCTCTTCTTATTTGGCTCCTACATCAAATTTGTCCATCGTTTATCATTCTTTGAAGAATCATAGTAAGACAATGAGGAAGACTTAGAGATATACTCTTTGGATTTGTTATTACCTGATGAGATATGATTCAAAACACCAATGTTTTTACTATAAGAGCATTGTCCAACATGATCTCCAGAATCTGACATTTGATTGTTcatgatttttcatattttgcttCAAACAAAGAATTGATTTCTAATTATCTTTTCCTTCAGAGGCTAAACCCCTAATTTTAAATTTAgctgattttcataattttgtaatatttagaATAGCCCCTATAATTGGGGCCTGATTTTCCTTCATTCTACCTGATATTATTAGTGAATTGTTCTTTCTTTTCCTTAGTTTTGGAACCTACCCTTTAGAAACAAAAGTTGCCTCTCTTGTAAACAGAACTTTGGTTTTTTCtgacatttgaattttttttctaagtgATAATTTGGATTTTTCTAATAGGAGAGCTAGGGGGCCTTATC
This region includes:
- the LOC107918290 gene encoding axoneme-associated protein mst101(2) produces the protein MSFFHLRLSARHPHSSNVPDTLLWPISSVVDYMHRQPNVLLSNYHQFFVKKVFSSYSCRCSLSLQPVRALQSSMGAEEGFMFCNSCWSDDSIKSKQMQNLSEEAHVYDCYSSQEFSNDEDYKEEQRRRKIGLANKGRVPWNKGRKHSAETRLRIKQRTIEALNDPKVRKKMAEHPRTHSEESKARIGSSVKRAWGKRLKWKRLGERFFLSWMKSIAEASRKGGSDQVELEWDSYDKIKQEIVLEQLQWAAEKAKGKEIAKVRAEKARAERIARIVQKRKEQEEKEKARELKRRMKEKARQDESVADSQGMKLKQRLQMIRKKKSISSQVSIKGDTSHIPALEKLNIELIKKQKMQSEVSLAEQIKAAKSRRAEPISAKILAVSSSFVSYNARLKE